aatattaaCTTTGAAGTTTAATTTTTGGATGTATCCCTATATGATTTTCATAATGTCTgctccattttacattcccaccaacaatgtattgtacaagagttccaattttttcacatcctcaccaacacttgctatattttgtctttttgataataggcattcttattggagtgaggtGATATGTCAtgcttttgatttgtatttcctgatGATTAGCTGTGTAGAAGacttttcatatatctgttggtcATTTTTACATGTTCTTTGGGAAAATGCCTATTTAAATACTTTGTCCATTAacattggattatttgtttgctgctgagttgtttgagttccttatatatcctgAATATTACTCCCTTGTAGAAAGACTCCATTTTAAAgatatcgtttttttttttttttttaagagagagtgagagggggagagagagagagagaacacaacatctttgtttgtatgtggtgctgaggatcgaaccaggcatgccaggcgagcgcgctaccacttgagccacatccccagcccaagatatcggttcttggtgctggggttgtggctcagaggcagagtgcttgcctagcatgtgtgaaaccctgggtttgatcctcatataaataaataaaatattgtattgtgtccaactaaaactaaaaaataaatattaaaaaagatataggttctttaaaaaaattttttttagttgtcgatggacctttactttatttatttatacgtgttgctgagaattgaacccagtgcttcacacatgttacgcaagtgctctaccactgagctacaaccccagcccaagatatcAGTTCTTAAAGTAcagatttattttactaaatgttTACAGTTTTATTCTATATACTGATTGTTGAACCTTGTAACTTGACACATCTTCACACATatgttctttatatttgtatGATGTAAGGCAGAAATTGTTAAAAGTGGATGTTAGTGGAATGGCATTGCAGGGCCCTTTGACCTTTTCCTGTACACATTTTCTTACTGCAcatgtttaaaagaaataagtgtATATCGTGAGGggggatagatagatagatattgattTTCTATTGAAGGGATATATCCTTTTTTTCTAAGAGAGTAGTTTTAAGTCTAATTTTAAAGTCATATATGTCTTAGCCATATATGTCTGTAAGAATCTGTTCAAAGCTATGATTCCTCTCTCTACTGAAATGAACATGTTGTGTATACACACAACTTTAATACAATTTCTGATGGTTCACAGAATTGATGAGGTAAGAATACCTACTCTAGGTTAAGTGTGGCCAGTGTGAATTATTCCTTGGGCCTGTGTACATGTTTGACTGAAGATGTACCAAGGTGGGTATAAAGTGGCAGGCAGTGAACCTGCAGCAAGGTTAGGTTCCTCAAGGGTGATTTGAAGTTAAGGAGGCCAGAGAGGAGAAGCTCAATAGGTTGTACTTCTTAGATCAGGTGGTGACAGCAGTGTTAGAAGCACTGTAAATAAGGGAGGAAAGGTGGTAGGGAACAGATTTCTCTTTATGCATTGTTGAGTTACTTCTGTGGGACTTTGGGGGAGGAAATGAAGGAGCCTCAGGTAATCACCTGCATAGGGTGGCATTTATCATCTAATCATATATCCACACTTGTTTTCTGGACTGAGTAAAAAACAGGTGCCTGAATACACCAAAATGAGAGGATCTGGAATCTGGGAGGGTTGAAAGGGTAGCTAGTCCCCCACTTCTTGACCGGGCAGGGAGGATGGGACCATCTCTGCCTCCCTCACTCTCAGCTGCCTCAGCCTTAGTAGATTGTAATCTGATCCAGGAGCAGGTGTTCAGCACAGCCATCGAATCACAAGAAGTTCACACAGCAGTCAGCCAAGACTTTGGGAACTTAAATGTatgttttttcttaaatcaaATGAGGCAAGATTTTCTTGCTTTTAGTTTACCAAATTGAAAGTTGAgtcaaaaggagaaaaagtaaatGAGCCGTCTGCATAAAATGACCAAGATTAGATAACTGATCGTCACTTCATGGACTAATTTATGGATCATGtaaaaatgttcagttttcaattttaaaacaagttaGTATGTCTGAAAGCTACTATTCAGCTGTAACTAGTACAAACATTTTTCTTGAATTACAAACAAATGCAATTAAATTAATAAGGCctattttttcctccctcttaaATTTTACACTCAAATGAAAATgggcactttttattttctcaatggaAAAGTAATGCACTAATGATAAATTGaacagaaaaatttaagaaagtaaGACCCTCCCATTACTTATCATCCTTTTCTGAGATCCTGCCCACACCCTGATTTGGCATAGGGGTGCAGTAAAAATATTGGACCTTCAGAGCTGAAGGGGTGGGAAGTGAAGGGAAAAGCATTTGGattagaaataaagaagataCAAAATTATTCCTCAAAGAGGAATAAAAGGCCGGTGGACATGCAAGCAGATGCAATCTCTCCGTGTTAACCAAAGAAAGGCAAATTACAACCATGGGGAGAAGCTAATTATGGTCTCTGGAACTGGTAAAGAGGAAAATGAGTGGCAGGACCTGATGTGGCTGGGAAGGTAGGGGGAGGGCCGGCTTCTGccgcactgctggtgggagtggtAATTGGGGTCCTGATCTCATGGGTGACGTGGCCCTCACGTGAGCTGGAGCCGACGTGTGCAAACGTCCTTCTAACACTGGTCTTCCTTAGGTCTGTTTGTGATCTCCCTGTTATTGCCTTATAGAACCAGCTGGCTGcagtggagggaaggaggaggaggaggtaacTGCCTGAATCCCAGCAGGTCTGTGCATGAATGGGCGCTTCCTGGGAATCCCTGCCTTTTAGGTAGTGGGGGGTGGAGATTGAAGAGACTTGGCGTGCTTTCTCCACACGCTTGCACGATCCCTGGCCCTTGCTAGAACAAAAATGGTGGAATTTGGAGTGTCAGATTTCGGGGAAGACCCCAGAATAGGAGCAGGAATCTTTGGCATCCCAGGGCTTTGAATCGGGAAGGGTAGGATTGTTGTCTTGGGGCCGAGTGACTAGATGACTGTCATATTCATAGTCATAgtcatattcattctctctctctctctctctctctctctctctctctctctctctctctctctctctctcttcccctgtaAGGCAGTGTAGAATTTGGAGCAAAGAGTAATCCACCACGAATGCCTGCAGGTCAGTGTAAAGCTAGGGTTGCTTCACAGCCCCTGGAAGGGTGGGGAAGACTGAGGATCTTTCCATAATTTAAGGCTATTATTAACACTCCTGCAATTTCCCAGCCAcgcgccccccccccacccgccGCAACAAGGGAAAATGGTTGTCACTGGGAGTGAGGTTTGTTGGGGAGGGGAACAGAAGAGATCCTTTGGTCTCCTTTCACTCTTAGAGTTTTCTGTACTCCTGCATCCtatctccctcctcccctttccagTGGTTCCAAAGGAGTGTGGTTTTTGCTGGGAAAATGGCCGACTGCTGGGGCTGcgggtgcgggggggggggggggggggggcggaggcTGGGTGGAGCTGGAGGGCTGGTGTCAGCGGAGACCAAAGTAGTGGGGATGGGTGAGATGCAAAAAGGTAAAATCCGCCTGACATTCAGAACCCCGAATCTGGAAAGGCTGGTATTGGGATTCTCAGACCTGTTCTTGTATCCACTGAGTCAATCATCTTTGCTGTGTCTCCCGTGGCTGTGAATCCTGCGCCTGAAGGCCTGTCCAACCCTAACAGCAGGAAGGAGAGAATTTGTCCAGATCCAAGTAGGTCAGAGTGAAGGTGATGGTATTGGGGCCTATGGGGTGGAGGATGATGGTGATTCTAAACTCTAGGGGTCTGCTGGGACTCCTTCTTAttcccctcttttccttctctctacaTGGGGAGCTTGCAAAAGAAAGTGCTCTGCAGTTACCAGATGGGCAAGGAGGTGGTTGGGAGGGGGGCCGGTGTCAAGAGAGGCCTGGCATGGAGTTGGGATGGGGAGGAATTTACTCCGATTCACTGTTTGGGATACAGTGTTGATCTGTCTACCAAGCCCTCAGTCTTAAAGCTTGTCAGTCCTTAAGTTTGGTGGAGGCAGAAACCGAGATGAAGAAGAAAGGACATTGCTCCCTAGCATGGGAAATTGGTATAATtgggcagggagtggggaggaTATTCTGGTACTTTTGAGATGGTGGGGGTTGGGGAAGCAAGGGCAGAGTGCTAGGTCTTCACACATTTCAGGTCCATCTAGCTTCTAGTTGCTACTCTCCTACATCATCCTTAACAGTATAAGTGAGTGTGGCATCACCTTCTGAGGAAGTGATTGAAAGGAGGGAGAATCATctaaggaggagggagaggaagataATTTCAAGGCTCCAACTCTGTAAGGAGAGGAGGGTAATAAAAGCTGAAAAACATTGTGGAACGAGAGACAAGGGCCAGTGATTCAGAACAGGAACATTATGTACTGTCCTAGGTGAGTTCCATCTGTCCCCTGAACTCTCAGCACCTCCCTCCCTATTCCTTCCCTTATCTGCAGATCTACAGGACTGAGTGCACTTGGATgctacaaagagaaaaaagcaatTGCACCAACCCCTGCTTGTGTATTGAGGACACCACTGCCCCAAGACATCTGGTAGGCAGAGGTTATAGGGAACTCATCAAAGACTTTGAATTTAACACTCCTGGATGGAGCTGTGGAACATGAGGTGGGAAAGTCTGGATAtggagaaatttttcaaaatgagctTCCCAGTAGAGGAAAGCAATCAGTGATCTAGATACTAGTCCCTAAGTCCTGGCCAATAATCTCATAGGTTTATATGTTTGCGGATAGGTGGTTCAGTCTGTCTGCATGTAGAGGCACAAAAGGAGGAGTTCATGACCTGAAACCTTTTCTTTATTCCTAGATCCCCCTGTATCAGCAGTTGCAACATCGACTGCCCTCAGCAGCTGAAGACTTCACCTTCTATTTGGAAGAATTTTTCTGGGCCAGAGCAAGCCTGCTCTGTGCTGGGTTAAGGGATTCACCTCAGCTGTACCATGGGCAGAACTAGGGAAGCTGGCTGTGTAGCAGCTGGCATGGTCATCGGGGCTGGTGCCTGCTACTGTGTATACAGACTGACCTGGGGAAAGGATGAGAATGAGAAAATctgggatgatgatgatgatgatgatgatgaagaagaagaagaagaagaagaatctagTGACATATCAGAAATTGGGGTGGAGCCTGAGAAAGGATCTAAGACTAATATTGGAGTGGGGGCTGGAACCCAATCTCCGGGTGACATAGAGGCCAGGCCTGAGGTAAACTTGGGTCCTGAAAGTGATCCAGGTGTAAAGAAGGAGGCTCACTTGGGATCCCAGAGTGGAGGTGGCCTAGAGGCTAAGGCCAAGGCCCTTTTTAATATCCTGAAGGAACAGGCAAGTGCAAAGGCAGGCAAAGGGGTTAGAGTTGGCAACATCTCTGGAAATAGGACCCTTGCACCAAGTTTGCCCTGTCCAGGAGGCAGGGGTGGAGGCTGCCACCCCACCAAGGCTAGGGCTGGGAGCAGGTCAAGTGGAAAATCCAAGGGAAAGTCACGAAGCAAGAGCACCAGGGTTCCAGCTACAACATGGCCTGTCCGCAAGGGCAAGTTCAACTTTCCCTATAAAATTGATGATATTCTGAGTGCTCCCGACCTTCAAAAGGTCCTTAATATCCTGGAGAGAACAAATGATCCTTTTATTCAAGAAGTAGCCTTGGTCACTCTGGGTAATAATGCGGCATATTCATTTAACCAAAATGCCATACGTGAATTAGGTGGTGTCCCTATTATTGCAAAACTGATAAAAACAAAAGATCCCATTATTAGGGAAAAGACTTACAATGCCCTTAATAACTTGAGTGTGAATGCGGAAAATCAGGGCAAGATTAAGACATACATCAGTCAAGTATGTGATGACACCATGGTCTGTCGCTTGGACTCAGCTGTGCAAATGGCTGGACTAAGACTGTTAACCAACATGACTGTGACTAATCattaccaacatttgctctcctATTCTTTTCCAGACTTTTTTGCATTGTTATTCCTGGGAAATCATTTCACCAAGATACAGATTATGAAACTAATTATAAATTTCACTGAAAATCCAGCCATGACAAGAGAGCTGGTCAGTTGTAAAGTACCATCAGAATTGATTTCCCTCTTTAATAAAGAATGGGATAGAGAGATTCTTCTTAATATCCTTACCCTTTTTGAGAATATAAATGACAACATAAAAAGCGAGGGGCTTGCATCATCCAGAAAAGAATTCAGCAGAAGTTCACTCTTTTTCTTGTTCAAAGAATCTGGAATATGTGTTAAGAAAATCAGAGCATTAGCAAATCACAATGATCTGGTGGTGAAAGTAAAAGTTCTAAAAGTATTAACCAAACTCTAATTTGGAGTATGCCCCCCAAATTACTGTGGCAATTTTTAAGTTTGCACTTGGGAACAATGTGTTTTGTAAATTCTTTGTTTTCACTGATATTACAAAGATGCTTTCAGCTGCTATTTTGGAATAATGAATACAGCAGATTATCAACAGTGATTGATGCTGGATTTAGACTGGACCATTCTGAGGATGCTAGATGAGTATTAGAGCTTGTACAAAGAAAGCGCTTATTGATTTGATCTTGATATCTACATTATTTTTTACTCTGTAACTCTGTATACAGTGAGTATACATCATGATTAGTTACACTTTTGTATTGGTTTACATTTGTTAGTCTACAACTTGTGTTTTATCAATAAAGTTGTGTGCTTTAAGCAGCAGAAAAAAGACATTGTCATTTTCCTTGAGTTTATGATCCGTTTGAAGAGACAAGGTatatggaaacaaaaatatattaacaaaactAGGCCATCCAGTCACAGCTAGATGCATCCCCATCAATGCTTAGAGGCAGCAGAAACTGCTGAATCCACCAGTGCTCAGAGAAGGTTTTACAGAGGAGAGGGACACTAGGACACTCGAAGTAAGCTGGGCTTGAAGGATAAGATAGAAAAGCCAGAAGGGCATTCAAGGAGGGAAGAGGGTGGAAGAAAGGCAAGGAGCAGGCTGACCTGCCTGGAGTGCAATATGTGGGGAGGCAAGTGAGGGGAGGGTCTGAGAGTTGGGGTGAGTCCTGTCCACGGAACACCTCTGATTGCTACACTGGGGTGTCCAAAAAGTAGCCCATTTGACCTCCAAATACTAGCCTATCTAACCCTGGGAGACAACAAAGCCTTTCATGTCCAGAGGAATGACAGGATGCCAGGAAAACCACATGGTGATTTGTGTGCAGGTTGGGTGCCAATTGGGGTGGGGCCAGAATGGTGATGGAGATTGGAAAACCAGTTAGGAAGTTACCACCATAGTCCAAGCATGAGAGGGTAAAGGCAAGACATTTCAGTGGTGTCTCTGGGGATGGTAAGGACAGGATGGAAGCAAGAGACCCTTTGAGCCACTAGGTGCTGGGTAACAGAGAGATTTCTGAGGCCTGTTTTCTTTTATGGTTCTATGGGCATTTGTTGGGAACATGTTCTTTTTCTTGGCCAACTCTAGTGTGTATGTAAGTGGATAAAAGAGTTGCTgccttgaaataataataaaatgtagtCAAAGAAATAATGCAAAATTTTTAGTGCttgcataagattttttttattagttggtTGGGGTGGGGACTTTAAGGAACTATAGAGAGTGTTATTGGGATCCACAGAGCAAAAGACCTACTTCTCTCCCACCCCATGGTGTTGGTTGAGGAGAACTCTCAAACTGTGCTGCTGGGAGCACACAAGGTGCTAGGTCCATAGAGATATGTGTTCAAGATGTGCCTGCCCTTCAACTGAATAATTCTGCTTGTGAAATGTTATCCTT
This sequence is a window from Ictidomys tridecemlineatus isolate mIctTri1 chromosome X, mIctTri1.hap1, whole genome shotgun sequence. Protein-coding genes within it:
- the Armcx1 gene encoding armadillo repeat-containing X-linked protein 1, which produces MGRTREAGCVAAGMVIGAGACYCVYRLTWGKDENEKIWDDDDDDDDEEEEEEEESSDISEIGVEPEKGSKTNIGVGAGTQSPGDIEARPEVNLGPESDPGVKKEAHLGSQSGGGLEAKAKALFNILKEQASAKAGKGVRVGNISGNRTLAPSLPCPGGRGGGCHPTKARAGSRSSGKSKGKSRSKSTRVPATTWPVRKGKFNFPYKIDDILSAPDLQKVLNILERTNDPFIQEVALVTLGNNAAYSFNQNAIRELGGVPIIAKLIKTKDPIIREKTYNALNNLSVNAENQGKIKTYISQVCDDTMVCRLDSAVQMAGLRLLTNMTVTNHYQHLLSYSFPDFFALLFLGNHFTKIQIMKLIINFTENPAMTRELVSCKVPSELISLFNKEWDREILLNILTLFENINDNIKSEGLASSRKEFSRSSLFFLFKESGICVKKIRALANHNDLVVKVKVLKVLTKL